In a single window of the Luteolibacter yonseiensis genome:
- a CDS encoding capsular polysaccharide biosynthesis protein, producing MEDAFVRSGKPGKSTVYGLVADSKGIYYDASGNSDLVTALETGESVGWMDRARSRPDEVESLLAKFRETRASKYNWYPGDFRSDWLPGESGVMVVDQTKGDKSLECGAVAPSDFDRMVRDALDEHPTGVVYLRAHPDHRYRGKHSCFSPWVFEEPRVRLLPPDISPARCFEFCDEIYAATSLMGMEGLIHGRRVKTYGWNFYAGWGLTEDRCRGEVARRRGVVSLSRLFEAAYLQYCHYFDPDSGEPCGLERVLDHVALQHSISAEDAGSRVTVGWTPWQRALAAGFFSAPGTELMHADSTAGAVEMMKSLPGGKCLLWGGAPASESIQTPVVRVEDGFLRSSGLGATFHKPLSWVVDDEGIYFDPRTPSRLESILEKGSFTFSEMADARELLQFLREKRLTKYNVGAHGITWDGAMAQGRKVILVPGQVEADASIKAGSPDIKSNGELLRRVRQLEPEAYLIFKAHPDLVAGARHGKIIPDAAAGVADLIVTEGNVLDWLDICDVVHTMTSTVGFEAILRQVPVVTHGMPFYAGWGLTLDHLACGRRSRRLTVEELVCGALIRYPRYLNPLSGEFTTALQVAKLIAGGVANSEPPWYLQGLSILKHGWVKMARRGHP from the coding sequence ATGGAAGATGCGTTCGTAAGGTCCGGAAAACCGGGAAAAAGCACGGTGTATGGATTGGTCGCCGACTCGAAGGGGATCTACTACGATGCCTCCGGGAACAGCGATCTGGTCACCGCTCTGGAGACAGGAGAATCCGTCGGATGGATGGATCGTGCCCGGAGCCGGCCGGACGAAGTCGAGTCCCTGCTGGCGAAATTCCGGGAAACCCGGGCTTCGAAATACAATTGGTACCCCGGAGATTTCCGCAGCGACTGGCTCCCTGGGGAGTCCGGAGTCATGGTGGTCGATCAGACAAAAGGGGACAAGTCGCTTGAATGTGGCGCGGTGGCTCCCTCGGACTTCGATCGAATGGTCCGCGACGCGTTGGATGAACATCCCACGGGAGTGGTCTATCTGCGGGCGCATCCGGACCATCGCTACCGGGGCAAGCATTCGTGTTTTTCACCCTGGGTCTTTGAAGAACCCCGGGTGCGGCTGCTCCCTCCGGACATCTCGCCCGCCCGGTGCTTTGAATTCTGTGATGAGATTTACGCGGCCACTTCCCTGATGGGGATGGAGGGCCTCATTCATGGACGCCGCGTGAAAACCTACGGCTGGAATTTTTACGCGGGTTGGGGACTCACCGAGGACCGTTGCCGGGGCGAGGTGGCCAGGAGGCGCGGCGTTGTGAGCCTTTCCCGGCTTTTTGAGGCCGCCTATCTTCAGTATTGTCATTATTTCGATCCCGACAGCGGTGAGCCATGTGGATTGGAGCGCGTTCTCGACCATGTCGCGCTCCAGCATTCCATCTCCGCCGAGGATGCCGGATCGCGGGTGACGGTTGGCTGGACGCCATGGCAACGCGCGCTGGCGGCCGGATTTTTTTCAGCCCCCGGGACCGAACTCATGCATGCCGACTCGACCGCGGGTGCGGTGGAAATGATGAAATCCCTCCCGGGCGGCAAGTGTCTGCTCTGGGGTGGGGCTCCGGCTTCCGAATCCATCCAGACACCTGTGGTCCGGGTGGAGGATGGATTCCTGCGCTCGTCCGGACTCGGGGCCACCTTCCATAAACCGCTTTCCTGGGTCGTGGATGACGAGGGGATTTACTTCGATCCGAGAACGCCGAGCCGTCTCGAATCAATCTTGGAAAAGGGATCATTCACTTTTTCCGAAATGGCGGATGCCCGGGAGTTGCTACAGTTCCTCCGGGAAAAACGTCTGACGAAATACAATGTCGGCGCGCACGGGATCACGTGGGATGGAGCCATGGCACAGGGACGAAAGGTGATCCTGGTGCCGGGTCAGGTGGAGGCGGATGCGTCGATCAAGGCCGGAAGCCCCGACATCAAGTCCAATGGCGAACTGCTCCGGCGGGTTCGGCAGCTCGAACCGGAAGCGTATCTGATCTTCAAGGCCCATCCGGACCTGGTGGCCGGTGCCCGTCACGGGAAAATCATTCCGGATGCGGCTGCGGGAGTGGCGGATCTGATCGTCACCGAGGGGAACGTCCTCGATTGGCTGGATATCTGCGATGTCGTCCACACGATGACATCCACCGTGGGATTCGAAGCGATCCTGAGGCAGGTGCCGGTGGTGACGCATGGGATGCCCTTTTATGCGGGATGGGGCCTCACGCTGGACCATCTCGCCTGTGGCCGCCGGTCCAGGCGGCTGACCGTCGAGGAACTGGTTTGCGGTGCCCTGATCCGCTACCCCCGTTATTTGAATCCGCTCAGCGGTGAGTTCACGACAGCCCTCCAGGTGGCGAAGCTCATTGCCGGCGGTGTGGCGAACAGCGAGCCCCCCTGGTACCTGCAGGGATTGTCGATTTTAAAACATGGCTGGGTGAAAATGGCCCGCCGGGGACACCCATGA
- a CDS encoding DUF2071 domain-containing protein: MDFLKRHPFPVLARFERVVALSFAFPETTLAPLVPAGLEIDTHDGYGFVTVALVWTKGLRPAGFPGILGRDFFLAGYRIFTRMRDGSGRKLRGLRILHSETDKRGMVVLGNLMTGYNYRRVTLETTTSGSGTRIITTLPDGRTTLDITYDTGTRDAALPHGSPFADWRTARRFAGPMPFTFSPENDGRFVVIEGRRADWTPRPVAIRDWHVGLFEEPPLAGTAPILANAFTVENIPYRWKRGRIVRPGGAYE, encoded by the coding sequence ATGGATTTCCTCAAACGACATCCCTTCCCCGTTCTCGCGCGTTTCGAGCGGGTGGTGGCATTGTCCTTCGCTTTTCCAGAAACGACACTCGCCCCTCTGGTCCCGGCGGGTTTGGAAATCGACACCCATGACGGCTACGGTTTCGTGACCGTCGCCCTGGTCTGGACCAAGGGGTTGCGGCCCGCCGGTTTTCCCGGAATCCTGGGGCGGGATTTTTTTCTCGCAGGTTACCGTATCTTCACCCGGATGCGCGACGGATCCGGAAGAAAATTACGAGGACTCAGAATTCTGCATAGTGAGACGGACAAGCGTGGCATGGTTGTCCTCGGAAATCTGATGACCGGATACAATTACCGGAGAGTCACCTTGGAAACCACTACGTCAGGGTCAGGCACACGGATCATCACAACACTTCCCGACGGCCGGACAACGCTCGACATCACTTATGATACCGGGACAAGGGATGCGGCGCTGCCACACGGCTCACCCTTCGCGGATTGGCGGACGGCGCGTCGTTTCGCAGGCCCCATGCCTTTCACTTTCAGCCCGGAAAATGATGGCCGGTTCGTCGTGATCGAAGGCAGGCGGGCGGACTGGACACCGCGTCCCGTCGCTATCCGCGACTGGCATGTCGGACTGTTCGAGGAACCCCCTTTGGCCGGCACTGCACCGATCCTCGCCAATGCGTTCACCGTGGAAAACATCCCCTACCGGTGGAAACGGGGGCGGATTGTCAGACCGGGAGGGGCGTATGAATGA
- a CDS encoding DUF1353 domain-containing protein, translated as MLKLSPLLVPLPWLILSGCIPEGRPIPIHRTPAQSRPATGPTIAGTPDAPELKRLKNGHYRVRKPWTVRVGGRDWHVPAGYTSNGITAPVKMKSMLGDGVEHSTTWAAVFHDWLFTQPGISRTQADQLFHELLLAYGVPPHKARLMHATVSAYSLSKSLR; from the coding sequence ATGTTGAAACTGTCGCCATTGCTTGTACCTCTGCCCTGGCTCATCCTGTCAGGCTGCATCCCGGAGGGGCGGCCCATCCCAATCCATCGCACGCCGGCCCAGAGCCGTCCCGCCACGGGACCAACGATCGCAGGAACACCTGATGCGCCTGAACTCAAACGTCTGAAAAACGGCCACTACCGGGTTCGCAAGCCATGGACCGTCCGCGTCGGTGGGCGTGACTGGCACGTCCCCGCGGGTTACACTTCAAATGGAATCACGGCTCCGGTGAAAATGAAAAGCATGCTCGGAGACGGAGTGGAGCACTCCACCACCTGGGCCGCGGTCTTCCATGACTGGCTTTTCACCCAGCCGGGCATCAGCCGGACACAGGCGGATCAATTGTTCCATGAGTTGTTGTTGGCATACGGGGTCCCTCCCCACAAAGCCCGATTGATGCATGCCACTGTTTCCGCTTACTCGCTTTCCAAGAGCCTGCGTTGA
- a CDS encoding class I SAM-dependent methyltransferase has product MNERGRWQGMWTIVRFNWPIYVTALAVMLVAAYGCLASGHLQLEIACGVVMAGSLYFLAGSLGVSHWVYDRSDLYRWSWLVRAMRGAGMERIIFCHSGFDEASGQLRQRFTGTRWTVLDHYDKSRMTEASIRRAREAHPPTPDNLTAPYDRWPVDGGSADVVMGLLAIHELRSKDERIAWFAEAGRCLRSGGRVILAEHTRDLANFVAFGPGFLHFHSAASWRTCWQRAGLHVTDEFRVTPWVKVFVITKP; this is encoded by the coding sequence ATGAATGAGCGCGGCAGGTGGCAGGGCATGTGGACGATTGTCAGGTTCAACTGGCCGATCTACGTCACGGCTCTCGCGGTCATGTTGGTCGCGGCCTACGGGTGTCTTGCCAGCGGACACCTGCAGCTGGAAATCGCTTGCGGAGTGGTCATGGCGGGTTCGCTGTATTTCCTGGCAGGCTCGCTGGGAGTCTCCCATTGGGTCTACGACCGCTCGGACCTGTACCGGTGGTCGTGGCTGGTCCGTGCCATGCGCGGGGCGGGAATGGAGCGGATCATTTTCTGCCATTCGGGCTTCGACGAGGCATCCGGCCAACTGCGGCAGCGTTTCACCGGGACACGATGGACGGTGCTCGATCACTACGACAAATCCCGGATGACGGAAGCATCCATCCGGCGAGCTCGTGAGGCGCACCCGCCCACACCCGACAATCTGACGGCACCTTATGACCGGTGGCCGGTGGATGGCGGATCCGCCGATGTGGTGATGGGCCTGCTCGCGATCCACGAGCTGAGGAGTAAGGATGAACGCATCGCCTGGTTTGCGGAAGCAGGGCGCTGTCTCAGATCCGGCGGGCGTGTGATCCTCGCGGAGCACACGCGCGACTTGGCGAACTTCGTTGCGTTCGGTCCCGGATTCCTGCATTTCCACAGTGCCGCGAGCTGGCGGACATGCTGGCAACGGGCGGGCCTGCATGTCACCGATGAGTTCCGGGTGACACCCTGGGTGAAGGTTTTTGTGATCACTAAACCATGA
- a CDS encoding SLBB domain-containing protein, translated as MSQPGPQKTAIKEGQVAYNLVDIHSRADLPSPASDYGIGHAPPPIKGSAYSDKVRARDSLRFVITDLSEQSPFSTHGSPFTFGPIEVPEDGRVNIPYVGELKVIGRDTADISSELDEKLRPVSKTAQGSVGRTARIPHTANVIGEVRNPGPVPLEKSSITSLDLLAVSGGPIEADHLYKYTLRRNGQDYVFDYQGFRTNPFPVEEGDLLTVNSDTSHRFHVMGAINKPMTVPFPVPFPTLADAIGAASGFDERRSDPSGVFVFRKGNPDTVYTLNLKDPASVLLTQRFAIKGEDIVYVTEAPLTRWSRLISQLLPVSQFSQAAYNLDRIRQ; from the coding sequence ATGTCCCAGCCAGGCCCGCAGAAAACAGCGATCAAGGAAGGCCAGGTTGCTTACAACCTCGTCGACATCCATTCCCGCGCGGATCTTCCCAGCCCTGCTTCCGACTACGGGATCGGACATGCCCCACCCCCCATCAAGGGAAGCGCTTACTCGGATAAGGTTAGGGCAAGAGACTCCCTGCGGTTCGTCATCACCGATCTTTCCGAACAAAGTCCGTTCTCCACCCACGGCTCTCCGTTCACCTTCGGACCGATCGAAGTCCCGGAAGACGGAAGAGTGAACATCCCCTACGTGGGCGAACTGAAGGTCATCGGCAGGGACACCGCCGATATTTCATCCGAACTTGACGAAAAATTGAGACCGGTTTCCAAGACCGCCCAAGGCTCCGTCGGCCGCACCGCCCGCATCCCGCACACCGCCAACGTCATCGGCGAGGTGAGGAACCCCGGACCCGTCCCCTTGGAAAAGAGCTCGATCACCTCGCTGGACCTGCTCGCGGTTTCCGGAGGCCCCATAGAGGCGGATCATCTTTACAAATACACGCTCCGCCGGAATGGCCAGGATTACGTATTTGATTATCAAGGATTCCGAACGAACCCGTTTCCTGTTGAAGAAGGGGATCTGCTGACCGTGAACTCGGACACCTCGCACCGGTTCCATGTGATGGGAGCGATCAACAAGCCGATGACAGTTCCATTTCCCGTTCCATTCCCAACCTTGGCGGATGCGATCGGCGCCGCCTCCGGATTTGACGAGAGACGCTCCGACCCCTCCGGCGTTTTCGTGTTCCGCAAGGGCAACCCAGACACCGTCTACACCCTCAACTTGAAAGACCCGGCCTCGGTACTGCTGACACAGCGGTTCGCGATCAAGGGAGAAGACATCGTTTATGTCACCGAGGCTCCGCTCACCCGTTGGAGCAGGCTGATTTCGCAACTGTTGCCGGTTTCCCAATTCTCTCAAGCCGCCTATAACTTGGATCGCATCCGTCAGTGA
- a CDS encoding ABC transporter permease, which translates to MRAQVSIPKRSPWASQILVIRALINRETATKFGQYKLGFFWMLFEPLVGVVIVGMLIGSIAGRTVPEIPYSYFVLNGMLLLRLFTSPLGGGVKALESSQSLLVYPTVRPLDPIIARFLFHLINTVLAFAVFCLIGLWVGIDISFMDLDTLAICYLLTWLSGCGLGLIFGVGAAHYNEVEKILLVIQRPLLFVSAVMFPISAMPGQAQEWLLWNPLVHTIELSRKALFPLYHAEGANLLYPAIFAIVTTAVGLTLFQLNRNFLTQN; encoded by the coding sequence ATGCGTGCACAGGTTTCCATCCCCAAACGATCTCCTTGGGCAAGCCAGATACTGGTCATCCGCGCCTTGATCAACCGTGAGACGGCCACCAAGTTCGGCCAATACAAGCTCGGTTTTTTCTGGATGCTGTTTGAACCGCTGGTGGGCGTGGTCATCGTAGGCATGCTGATCGGCTCCATCGCCGGGCGCACGGTCCCCGAGATTCCATACTCCTACTTCGTGCTCAATGGAATGCTCCTGCTGAGGCTCTTCACCAGCCCGCTTGGAGGAGGGGTGAAGGCCCTTGAGTCAAGCCAAAGCCTGCTCGTCTACCCCACCGTCCGGCCATTGGACCCGATCATCGCGCGTTTTCTCTTTCATCTGATAAACACAGTGCTGGCCTTCGCGGTTTTCTGCCTGATCGGGCTTTGGGTCGGCATAGACATATCTTTCATGGATTTGGACACCCTTGCCATCTGCTATCTGCTGACCTGGCTCAGCGGCTGCGGTCTCGGGCTGATATTCGGCGTCGGAGCGGCCCATTATAACGAGGTGGAGAAGATCTTGCTGGTGATCCAGCGCCCGCTCCTGTTTGTCTCCGCGGTGATGTTTCCCATCTCCGCCATGCCGGGGCAGGCCCAGGAATGGCTGCTTTGGAATCCGTTGGTCCATACGATCGAACTGAGCAGAAAGGCGCTATTTCCACTCTATCATGCCGAGGGTGCCAACCTGCTTTACCCGGCCATATTTGCGATCGTAACCACCGCGGTGGGGCTCACGCTTTTCCAGCTCAACCGCAACTTCCTCACCCAAAACTGA
- a CDS encoding glycosyltransferase family 4 protein: protein MTRDLMMREECLHIEVVTDTYAPDVNGVAFSLHRLCSGLRELGHEVEVIRSGRACGPGETTVFSWPLPGYWEIKVGAPLPGELFRRWRKKRPDVVYVAIETPLGFSAAGAAIRLGIPLVGGFHTNFREYLQKYGVDWVGRQVWLYQKWFHERLHRTLVPSPDARDKLVASGFTKVAVLGRGVDTRLFNPGKRSEEFRRKFGAQGALPIALVVGRVSTEKNIGLALRAFTRMRETCPDMVCIVVGDGPARARLERDHPEVRFSGYLLGEELATCYASADIMLFPSETETFGNVLIEGMASGLATLGYDYAAAGWHGTDGGNLLKVEKGDETAFLAAAERLLDPDLRAKLSAGALETAGTLGWPGIVSQLETVFREVTLKP, encoded by the coding sequence ATGACCCGAGATCTGATGATGCGTGAAGAATGCCTCCATATCGAAGTTGTCACGGACACCTACGCGCCGGATGTCAACGGAGTCGCGTTTTCATTGCACCGCCTCTGCTCCGGATTGCGGGAACTTGGACACGAGGTGGAGGTCATCCGCTCGGGGAGGGCGTGCGGACCCGGCGAGACCACCGTGTTTTCCTGGCCTCTTCCCGGCTATTGGGAGATCAAGGTCGGCGCGCCATTGCCTGGAGAGCTTTTCCGCCGGTGGCGGAAAAAACGGCCGGATGTCGTCTATGTCGCGATCGAGACGCCGCTCGGGTTTTCCGCCGCCGGTGCTGCGATCCGGTTGGGCATCCCGCTGGTCGGTGGTTTTCACACGAACTTCCGTGAGTACCTTCAGAAATATGGAGTCGATTGGGTGGGACGGCAGGTCTGGCTTTATCAGAAATGGTTCCACGAGCGCCTGCACCGCACGCTCGTGCCCTCGCCGGACGCCCGGGACAAGCTCGTGGCATCGGGTTTCACCAAGGTCGCGGTGCTGGGGCGCGGGGTGGATACCAGGCTGTTCAACCCGGGGAAACGGAGTGAGGAATTCCGTCGGAAATTCGGCGCGCAAGGTGCTTTGCCCATCGCCCTGGTGGTAGGACGCGTCTCTACGGAAAAAAACATCGGTCTCGCCCTGCGCGCGTTCACCCGCATGCGGGAGACGTGTCCCGACATGGTCTGCATCGTCGTGGGAGATGGACCGGCGCGCGCCAGGCTGGAGAGGGACCACCCCGAAGTGCGGTTCTCCGGCTATCTTCTGGGTGAGGAACTCGCGACCTGCTACGCTTCCGCCGACATCATGCTCTTTCCCAGCGAGACCGAGACCTTCGGAAACGTCCTCATCGAAGGCATGGCCAGCGGTCTTGCGACGCTCGGTTACGACTACGCCGCCGCAGGCTGGCACGGCACCGACGGCGGAAATCTGCTGAAGGTGGAAAAAGGAGATGAAACGGCCTTCCTCGCCGCCGCTGAAAGGCTGCTGGATCCGGACCTCCGCGCGAAGCTCTCCGCCGGAGCCCTGGAGACCGCCGGCACGCTCGGCTGGCCCGGCATCGTCTCCCAGTTGGAAACCGTTTTTCGTGAAGTGACCTTGAAACCATAA
- a CDS encoding DoxX-like family protein, with the protein MSPRPASRNFHLALTILIGSVWVFHGLFSKLADGIPRHRQIVERILGESVAGTATTAIGVMEILLGLWAYSRYRRKSCAFVQTSAIISMNFLELLLARDLLISAPGMVVLNLAFLTLVWIWALGSPKTGVSR; encoded by the coding sequence ATGTCTCCACGCCCGGCTTCAAGGAATTTTCATCTCGCTCTCACGATTCTCATCGGATCCGTCTGGGTGTTTCACGGACTTTTCAGCAAGCTGGCGGACGGCATCCCGAGGCACCGTCAGATCGTGGAAAGGATACTCGGAGAGTCCGTGGCGGGCACCGCGACGACCGCCATCGGAGTGATGGAGATTTTGTTGGGGCTCTGGGCATACAGCCGCTACCGGCGGAAGTCGTGTGCCTTCGTGCAGACGTCGGCCATCATCTCGATGAACTTCCTGGAGCTACTCCTCGCGCGGGACCTGCTGATTTCAGCTCCGGGAATGGTGGTGCTGAACCTCGCGTTCCTCACGCTGGTATGGATCTGGGCGCTCGGATCGCCAAAGACAGGTGTCAGCCGCTGA
- a CDS encoding POT family MFS transporter has protein sequence MSHRTAPLETEKMPPGIPYIIGNEAAERFSFYGMRTILVVFMLQYLHFMDGTGGREMSANEAVENYHQFASWVYFTPLLGALVADVLFGKYRTILWLSVVYCLGHAALACMGSFGNSPWWLYSGLFLICVGSGGIKPCVSAHVGDQFGKKNHHLITRIYNWFYFSINFGSFFSTLLTPWLLKWHGPHWAFGVPGVLMAIATFMFWLGRNSFVHIPPSGAGFFKEAFSRDGIVALGKLIPLFTFIAVFWSLYDQTGSSWVLQAEQMNLTFLGVTWLESQIQAINPILILTFIPLFTFVIYPWLNRVFPLTPLRKIGLGMILMTASFALVTLVQTWIDAGQRPSIGWQMAAFFIITAAEIMVAIVGLEFAYTQAPKAMKSWVMSLFWLSVWGGNQFTAQVNHFIAIPSAANIQLEEAIAKLPADWQNSPRNVVLPGYDAVTGTADDFVARCSQGRLDSLEIPDRQNFLTAAERIEAASAEQFPSKEKGREILRDFKDPWGNPLVYDVIDSSHARISSAGPDRTEKTKWDIGIIIEKVSGSGPSSESSWLSRRKAELGVPEKITEAGFQRTEFSGGQSKLEGAAYFRFFTWLVLGTAAVFIPFACFYRPKTYLHD, from the coding sequence ATGTCCCACCGCACCGCCCCTCTCGAAACTGAAAAGATGCCGCCCGGCATCCCCTACATCATCGGAAACGAGGCCGCCGAGAGGTTCTCGTTCTATGGCATGCGCACGATCCTCGTGGTGTTCATGCTCCAGTACCTGCACTTCATGGATGGCACCGGTGGTCGTGAAATGAGTGCGAACGAAGCGGTGGAGAATTACCACCAGTTCGCCAGCTGGGTTTACTTCACCCCCTTGCTGGGCGCGCTCGTCGCGGATGTTTTATTCGGCAAATACCGGACCATCCTCTGGCTTTCCGTCGTTTACTGCCTTGGCCACGCCGCACTTGCCTGCATGGGGTCGTTCGGGAACTCACCCTGGTGGCTCTACTCGGGCCTGTTCCTCATCTGCGTCGGGTCGGGTGGCATCAAGCCCTGCGTTTCGGCACACGTGGGAGACCAGTTCGGGAAGAAAAACCATCATCTCATCACGCGGATCTACAACTGGTTCTACTTTTCCATCAACTTCGGGTCGTTTTTCTCCACCCTCCTCACTCCGTGGTTGTTGAAATGGCATGGCCCCCACTGGGCCTTTGGTGTCCCCGGTGTGCTCATGGCCATCGCCACCTTCATGTTCTGGCTCGGGCGAAACAGTTTCGTCCACATCCCGCCTTCCGGTGCGGGATTTTTCAAAGAAGCCTTTTCGCGTGACGGCATCGTGGCCCTCGGAAAACTGATTCCGCTCTTCACCTTCATCGCGGTCTTCTGGTCGCTCTATGACCAGACCGGCTCTTCCTGGGTGCTCCAGGCCGAGCAGATGAACCTGACATTCCTCGGCGTCACCTGGCTGGAATCGCAGATCCAGGCGATCAACCCGATCCTCATCCTCACATTTATACCGCTCTTCACCTTCGTCATCTATCCGTGGCTGAACAGGGTGTTCCCCCTGACACCGTTGCGGAAGATTGGCCTTGGCATGATCCTGATGACCGCGTCGTTCGCGCTGGTGACCCTCGTCCAGACATGGATCGACGCCGGCCAGCGTCCTTCCATCGGATGGCAGATGGCCGCTTTTTTCATCATCACCGCTGCGGAAATCATGGTCGCCATCGTCGGTCTGGAGTTCGCCTACACCCAGGCTCCCAAAGCCATGAAGTCCTGGGTCATGTCCCTCTTCTGGCTCTCCGTGTGGGGAGGCAACCAATTCACCGCCCAGGTGAACCACTTCATCGCCATCCCTTCCGCCGCCAACATCCAGCTGGAAGAAGCCATCGCCAAACTCCCCGCCGACTGGCAGAACTCGCCGCGCAACGTGGTCCTGCCGGGGTATGACGCGGTCACCGGCACCGCGGACGATTTCGTCGCCCGCTGCAGCCAGGGGCGTCTCGATTCATTGGAAATCCCGGATCGCCAGAATTTCCTCACCGCGGCGGAGCGGATCGAAGCGGCCTCGGCTGAACAGTTTCCTTCGAAAGAAAAAGGCAGGGAGATTCTCCGGGACTTCAAGGACCCATGGGGAAATCCGCTGGTCTATGATGTCATCGACTCCTCCCACGCCCGCATCTCCAGTGCCGGTCCGGACCGGACGGAGAAGACAAAGTGGGACATCGGCATCATTATTGAAAAAGTCAGCGGCAGCGGGCCTTCGTCCGAATCCAGCTGGCTGAGCCGCCGCAAGGCCGAACTGGGTGTTCCGGAAAAGATCACCGAAGCGGGCTTCCAGCGCACGGAATTTTCCGGCGGCCAGAGCAAGTTGGAAGGCGCCGCTTACTTCCGCTTTTTCACCTGGCTGGTCCTTGGAACCGCCGCGGTCTTCATTCCCTTCGCCTGCTTCTATCGTCCGAAGACCTATCTCCACGACTGA
- a CDS encoding ABC transporter ATP-binding protein: MIELRNVTKYYEVRHGVRYILNDVSLTIPSRTNVAVIGSNGAGKSTFLRLIGGSEPANSGTILTDSEISWPLGLASGFQGVLTGRQNVMFVCKINGLSRGDTRQVIRQVSEFAEIAEYFDMPVQTYSSGMRARLGFGLSMAFRFDVYLIDELTSVGDTNFKNKAKQAFNRISRHASLIFVSHNINTLRESCQSGLFLRDGKADFYPDIEEAIAHYAEYARAHNHKVGKDGAMRGLDSKKTRMAESKFAQKTAQEAQINSQSTQPAVDPDSNSQPPQ; the protein is encoded by the coding sequence ATGATCGAACTGCGAAACGTCACCAAGTATTACGAGGTCCGGCACGGAGTCCGTTACATTCTCAACGATGTTTCGCTCACGATCCCAAGCCGCACCAACGTCGCCGTCATTGGCTCCAACGGAGCCGGCAAATCGACATTCCTCCGTCTCATCGGCGGTTCGGAACCTGCCAACAGCGGTACGATCCTGACAGATTCCGAAATTTCGTGGCCTCTTGGCCTGGCATCTGGTTTTCAAGGAGTTCTCACGGGACGACAAAATGTGATGTTCGTCTGCAAGATCAATGGCCTCAGCCGTGGGGATACCCGCCAGGTGATCCGGCAGGTGAGTGAGTTCGCGGAAATCGCCGAGTATTTCGACATGCCCGTGCAGACGTATTCGTCAGGAATGCGCGCACGCTTGGGATTCGGTCTCTCCATGGCCTTTCGCTTCGATGTCTATCTGATCGACGAGCTCACGTCCGTAGGCGACACGAATTTCAAGAATAAGGCGAAACAGGCTTTCAACCGGATCTCCCGTCATGCGTCGCTGATCTTCGTATCCCACAACATCAACACCCTCCGCGAATCCTGCCAATCCGGCCTGTTCCTGCGGGATGGCAAGGCTGATTTCTACCCGGACATCGAGGAAGCGATCGCGCATTATGCGGAATACGCCCGCGCCCACAACCACAAGGTCGGCAAGGACGGGGCGATGCGGGGCCTCGATTCGAAGAAAACCCGCATGGCCGAGAGCAAATTCGCTCAGAAGACAGCACAGGAAGCCCAGATCAATTCACAATCCACGCAACCGGCCGTGGACCCCGATAGCAACTCTCAACCACCGCAATGA